A stretch of the Photobacterium toruni genome encodes the following:
- a CDS encoding NINE protein, protein MQENNTHSKFVGYLLWIFGFTGAHRFYYGKPVTGTIWFLTLGLCGIGWIIDFFLIPSMNRESDLRFTSGEIDYNIAWLLLTFLGVFGAHRMYMGKWITGILYLCTFGFFLIGILIDFWTLNDQVSLENTKKRNA, encoded by the coding sequence ATGCAAGAGAACAATACACATAGTAAATTTGTGGGTTATCTATTGTGGATTTTTGGTTTTACCGGTGCTCACCGTTTTTATTATGGTAAGCCAGTCACAGGTACAATTTGGTTTTTAACATTAGGTTTATGTGGAATAGGTTGGATAATCGACTTCTTCTTAATTCCTTCAATGAACCGTGAATCAGATTTACGTTTCACCAGTGGTGAAATTGATTACAACATTGCATGGCTACTATTGACGTTCTTGGGTGTATTTGGTGCTCACCGTATGTATATGGGGAAATGGATAACCGGTATTCTTTATCTATGTACGTTTGGTTTCTTCCTGATTGGTATTCTTATCGATTTTTGGACGCTAAATGATCAAGTATCGCTAGAAAACACAAAGAAACGAAACGCTTAG
- a CDS encoding Tim44 domain-containing protein gives MKRFFTVFALIVAVSFTAPHAEAKKFGGGKSFGKSFKTAPVRKQQPQQTDTIRKQNPTAASSAKKGLMGGLLGGLLAGGLLAAFFGGAFDGIQFMDILIIGVIAFVLFKLFKAMRANKGTPMGHRESYAGNSPRQSQQQQQQQQQFRQGAAQQQSSGFESTDSDVPFNLPPNFNMNTFLNGSRDHYRVIQGAWNHNELEKIREYVSPALMADLTAERAKLVGDQHTEVMYVDAELVRADHDANMAQLSIKFSGRYKDSAEGIEEDINDVWHLERDLRKPNAPWLIVGIQA, from the coding sequence ATGAAACGCTTTTTTACCGTATTTGCTCTTATTGTGGCGGTGTCGTTTACAGCACCACATGCAGAAGCAAAAAAATTCGGTGGTGGTAAGTCATTTGGTAAAAGCTTTAAAACCGCTCCGGTTCGTAAGCAACAACCACAACAGACTGATACTATCCGTAAACAAAATCCTACCGCAGCATCATCAGCGAAAAAAGGCCTAATGGGTGGTTTATTAGGTGGTCTTCTTGCTGGTGGTTTGTTAGCTGCTTTCTTTGGTGGTGCATTTGATGGTATCCAATTTATGGATATTCTGATCATCGGTGTGATTGCCTTTGTATTGTTTAAATTATTTAAAGCAATGCGTGCTAATAAAGGTACTCCTATGGGGCACCGTGAGTCTTATGCGGGTAATTCTCCTCGCCAGTCTCAGCAGCAACAGCAACAGCAGCAGCAGTTCCGTCAAGGTGCAGCGCAGCAACAGTCATCTGGTTTTGAATCAACAGATAGTGATGTACCGTTTAACTTGCCGCCAAACTTTAATATGAATACATTCCTAAATGGTTCTCGTGATCATTATCGTGTTATTCAAGGGGCATGGAACCATAACGAATTAGAAAAGATTCGTGAATATGTATCGCCAGCTCTAATGGCAGATTTAACGGCAGAGCGTGCAAAACTGGTGGGCGATCAACACACTGAAGTGATGTATGTTGATGCCGAACTTGTACGTGCAGATCATGACGCTAATATGGCGCAGCTAAGTATTAAATTTAGTGGCCGTTATAAAGACAGCGCTGAAGGCATAGAAGAAGACATTAATGATGTATGGCATTTAGAGCGTGATTTACGCAAACCAAATGCACCATGGTTAATTGTTGGTATTCAAGCATAA